A window of the Sphingobium sp. CAP-1 genome harbors these coding sequences:
- a CDS encoding lyase family protein, with amino-acid sequence MSRLLHDRSATTPAMLAVYDDRSTVKHALEFEAALAQAQAAEAIIEERVADEIGAVCASLAIDPQILADEAAFAGTLAIPLIGRIRSAMAPETAMAVHKGATSQDLADTVMMMQAREASALLIDDADRLDLALTALAENYRRVPAVGRTLMQNAMPISFGLRIAQWRAGIAEAAARMRADAGAYICVQLGGASGTRAGMSGRGSAVARRLSSALQLKPAPPWHSRRIAVAAIGTSVGILVGTVGKMAKDIALLSQDHIREALEPVVPGRGGSSAMPHKRNPTGCQVALSAAHRAPGLVATLLGGLPQEQERGLGGWQTEASILADLFSIAAGAIGSMVVTIEGLQIDGDAIACNLAASALGNDIGESEGIVRELLNL; translated from the coding sequence GTGAGCAGGCTCCTTCACGATCGTTCAGCGACAACGCCGGCGATGCTGGCGGTCTATGACGACCGCTCGACCGTCAAACACGCCCTGGAATTTGAGGCTGCATTGGCGCAGGCTCAAGCCGCAGAAGCGATCATCGAGGAACGCGTCGCCGATGAGATCGGCGCCGTCTGCGCGTCGCTCGCCATCGACCCTCAAATCCTCGCCGACGAGGCTGCGTTCGCAGGTACGCTCGCGATACCGCTGATCGGCAGGATCCGTTCGGCGATGGCGCCAGAGACGGCGATGGCGGTCCACAAGGGCGCGACCAGTCAGGACCTGGCTGACACGGTGATGATGATGCAGGCGAGAGAAGCCTCCGCATTGCTGATCGACGATGCCGATCGTCTCGACCTTGCCCTGACAGCCTTGGCGGAAAACTATCGCCGCGTGCCTGCCGTAGGCAGGACGTTGATGCAGAATGCGATGCCAATATCTTTTGGACTGCGGATCGCCCAATGGCGTGCGGGGATCGCCGAGGCAGCGGCGCGCATGCGAGCCGACGCCGGCGCGTACATATGCGTTCAGCTTGGCGGGGCCTCGGGGACGCGGGCAGGCATGTCGGGCAGAGGCTCTGCGGTCGCGCGCCGGCTATCCAGCGCGTTGCAGCTGAAACCTGCGCCTCCTTGGCATAGCCGCAGAATCGCCGTGGCCGCGATCGGCACGAGCGTCGGCATCCTGGTTGGCACCGTTGGCAAAATGGCAAAGGATATCGCCTTGCTGTCGCAGGACCATATTCGGGAAGCTCTTGAGCCGGTCGTCCCGGGCCGTGGCGGGTCCTCTGCGATGCCGCACAAACGGAACCCGACAGGCTGCCAAGTCGCTCTATCCGCTGCGCATCGCGCGCCCGGACTGGTTGCCACATTGCTGGGGGGCCTTCCCCAGGAACAGGAGCGGGGGCTCGGTGGATGGCAGACAGAGGCTTCAATTCTGGCGGATCTCTTTTCCATCGCCGCCGGAGCAATAGGCTCGATGGTCGTTACGATCGAAGGCCTCCAAATCGATGGAGATGCCATAGCTTGCAATCTCGCGGCTTCCGCCTTGGGGAATGACATAGGCGAAAGCGAAGGCATCGTCCGCGAACTTCTAAACCTCTGA
- the pcaDC gene encoding bifunctional 3-oxoadipate enol-lactonase/4-carboxymuconolactone decarboxylase PcaDC, translating into MPFTKHNGVRLYWKEQGSAELPAIVLINSIGTDMSLWDKALPHLLPHYRLIRLDNRGHGASDAPGGDYSLDVLGSDTVAVMDAANVEKAIIAGISLGGMIAMDMAINHPRRVAGLALICTSATMDKAIWTDRVAAVRSNGTEAIADAAINRFFSPKFIENRAAEVSSAWRALVNSSDTGYAGCAAAIRDMDIADRLGAIAVPTLVITGDDDISTPFLGHGEFLAASIPDAKAVRLKTGHLPAIEDPAALASAIVRFFGTKSTVTSARDILFEAGLVTRRAILGDEWVDRSLAGRTSFNEDFQAMITRIAWNEIWSRPGLDERTRRLIVVATTASLGRWEEYALHVRAGLAQGGFTQDELKEVLMQIAIYAGVPVANTAFGEATKIISEIV; encoded by the coding sequence ATGCCGTTCACAAAGCATAACGGGGTCCGGTTATACTGGAAGGAGCAAGGCTCCGCAGAGTTGCCAGCCATCGTCCTGATAAACTCAATCGGTACCGACATGAGCTTGTGGGACAAGGCGCTTCCTCATCTCCTGCCGCATTATCGGCTTATACGCCTTGACAACCGTGGTCATGGCGCTTCGGACGCGCCGGGGGGCGACTACAGCCTTGATGTGCTCGGTTCAGACACCGTCGCGGTGATGGACGCAGCGAATGTAGAAAAGGCGATCATTGCTGGGATTTCTCTCGGCGGGATGATCGCCATGGATATGGCGATCAACCATCCTCGGAGAGTGGCAGGCCTTGCATTGATCTGTACCTCCGCCACGATGGACAAGGCGATTTGGACAGACAGGGTCGCAGCCGTCCGGTCCAACGGCACGGAAGCCATCGCAGATGCCGCGATAAATCGCTTCTTCTCGCCGAAGTTCATCGAGAACCGTGCCGCAGAGGTGAGCTCGGCGTGGCGGGCGCTCGTGAACAGCTCCGACACCGGATATGCCGGCTGTGCCGCAGCAATTCGCGACATGGATATCGCGGACCGTCTCGGCGCCATCGCCGTGCCAACGCTCGTCATCACCGGAGACGATGATATCTCCACACCGTTTCTTGGACATGGGGAATTCCTGGCAGCAAGCATTCCCGATGCAAAAGCGGTGCGCCTCAAGACCGGGCATCTTCCCGCTATCGAGGATCCAGCAGCATTGGCATCGGCAATCGTTCGATTCTTCGGCACCAAATCGACTGTGACATCCGCCAGAGACATCCTTTTCGAGGCCGGTCTGGTGACACGGCGCGCAATTCTTGGCGACGAATGGGTAGACAGATCGCTCGCCGGACGCACTTCTTTCAACGAAGACTTTCAGGCTATGATCACCCGTATCGCTTGGAACGAAATATGGAGTCGTCCCGGCCTTGACGAGCGGACGCGGCGATTGATCGTTGTAGCCACAACTGCGAGTCTCGGAAGATGGGAAGAATATGCCCTTCACGTGCGCGCGGGGCTGGCTCAAGGAGGGTTCACGCAGGACGAACTCAAAGAAGTGCTGATGCAAATCGCCATCTACGCAGGGGTCCCCGTCGCCAATACCGCATTTGGTGAAGCTACCAAGATCATTTCCGAGATCGTTTAG
- a CDS encoding MFS transporter yields the protein MQRNDRKDALNSGREVAAGVILFWFGTMVYGILPLYIGTQAPRLALSPNMAGYIGTAYLCGFVASTASAVWWIPRFGIRKLSAIAGMISLALIGTSGLITDVAVLYPSLFAAGLGSGVIYAIACRIIGSSGDPDRNFGFGTGGQVATVAIVMATATAWAIPSAGMPGLTFLTAIAMLLFLSCVPFLPGRITQSFDEPAAHRHDGSLASILSLLAMLFLFGGGTSIWIFAQQIGVSHGNSLSATGYVLSFALIANAAGCIAASWISRRLGRGPLLIVVQFCLSAFCLLLAYGHAGLPYFAIAIFGWSFFYGFSVVIGMSLIAVVDRSGRAITGAGAVQSLGAAIGPAVGGNIVGGGSFESLGILSASAVIVSLLLGLTALQSHRRHAQDR from the coding sequence ATGCAGAGAAACGATCGGAAGGACGCATTGAACTCCGGAAGGGAGGTGGCCGCTGGCGTAATCCTCTTCTGGTTTGGAACAATGGTTTATGGGATCCTGCCACTCTACATCGGCACGCAGGCGCCACGATTGGCCTTGTCCCCCAATATGGCAGGATATATCGGGACGGCTTACCTCTGTGGGTTTGTGGCGAGCACCGCTTCAGCCGTCTGGTGGATTCCACGGTTCGGAATCCGCAAACTGTCCGCTATCGCCGGTATGATATCGCTCGCCCTGATAGGCACGAGCGGGCTTATCACCGATGTTGCCGTTCTTTACCCCTCGCTTTTTGCAGCCGGCCTCGGCTCCGGCGTGATCTATGCTATCGCGTGCCGCATAATCGGAAGCTCTGGTGATCCGGACCGAAACTTCGGATTTGGGACTGGAGGCCAGGTCGCAACGGTGGCTATCGTCATGGCCACGGCGACAGCTTGGGCCATTCCTTCGGCGGGCATGCCAGGCCTGACTTTCCTGACCGCGATCGCCATGCTTCTCTTCTTGTCGTGCGTGCCTTTCCTGCCCGGCCGCATCACGCAGTCCTTCGACGAACCCGCCGCGCACAGGCATGACGGCAGCTTGGCCAGTATTCTAAGCCTGCTTGCCATGCTCTTCCTGTTCGGCGGTGGAACGAGCATCTGGATCTTTGCGCAGCAGATCGGAGTTTCGCACGGCAACTCCCTTTCGGCGACGGGGTATGTTCTTTCTTTTGCCCTCATTGCCAACGCCGCTGGATGCATCGCGGCGTCGTGGATCAGTCGCCGTCTAGGTCGAGGGCCGCTCCTGATCGTCGTTCAATTCTGCCTGAGCGCTTTTTGCTTGCTTCTGGCATATGGGCACGCAGGCCTCCCATATTTCGCGATCGCGATCTTTGGGTGGTCGTTCTTCTATGGATTTTCTGTCGTAATCGGGATGTCCCTGATCGCCGTGGTCGATCGATCGGGAAGGGCGATTACCGGCGCCGGCGCCGTGCAGTCTCTTGGCGCCGCAATCGGCCCTGCCGTCGGCGGCAATATCGTAGGCGGCGGATCATTTGAATCGCTTGGCATCCTGAGTGCGTCGGCCGTGATAGTGTCGTTGCTGCTCGGCCTCACGGCGCTTCAATCTCACCGTCGCCATGCGCAAGACCGGTGA
- a CDS encoding haloacid dehalogenase type II, protein MKPAYLFDAYGTVLDVHAAVRRHSESIGPDFQAFSDLWRAKQLEYSWVRTLMGNYENFWQLTQDALDHVLRLFGSVDPAIRKELLDAYLRLEPHDGALEALTDLKAKGARLAFLSNGTSTMLRTATVAAGLDEILEAPFSIDAVGNFKTHPLAYSVYSSRWALDRAEIAFVSSNRWDIAGATKAGFYTIWVNRSGMPDEYLDAAPKRVIGSLVELLSD, encoded by the coding sequence ATGAAGCCGGCATATCTGTTCGATGCATATGGTACTGTCCTCGATGTCCATGCAGCCGTGCGTCGCCACTCCGAATCCATCGGCCCGGATTTCCAGGCCTTCTCAGATCTATGGCGCGCGAAGCAGCTGGAATATTCGTGGGTGCGTACCTTGATGGGCAACTACGAAAATTTCTGGCAGCTGACGCAGGATGCCTTGGACCATGTCCTGCGTTTATTCGGATCCGTCGATCCGGCAATTCGCAAGGAGCTTCTGGATGCATATCTGCGACTTGAACCCCACGACGGGGCGCTGGAGGCCCTGACAGACCTCAAAGCCAAGGGCGCTCGGCTGGCGTTTCTGTCAAATGGCACGTCGACAATGCTTCGGACGGCGACGGTGGCCGCCGGCCTTGACGAGATACTCGAGGCACCGTTCTCAATTGATGCGGTTGGAAATTTCAAGACGCATCCGCTGGCTTATTCCGTCTACTCGTCGCGGTGGGCACTGGATCGTGCGGAGATCGCCTTTGTTTCGTCGAACCGCTGGGATATCGCAGGAGCTACCAAGGCCGGATTTTACACAATTTGGGTTAACCGCAGCGGCATGCCAGACGAATATCTCGACGCGGCTCCCAAGCGCGTCATCGGCTCGCTTGTCGAGCTTCTAAGCGACTAA
- a CDS encoding malate synthase G, with translation MTKAMTEIGRLSVSGALVDFVEQEVLPGTDISASVFWRGLEAIYSAFAQENAQLLRVRDRIQEQLDGWYDARASEPIDQKAYLSFLRSIGYLVDEPAPFLVGADNVDEELSAISGPQLVVPILNARFLLNAANARWGSLYDALYGSDVVGTKVEAGGYDAKRGEKVVDWAKRFLDRAIPLANGSWRRWKGGELSLSDPALLAGRNGDNLLFRHNGLHIEVVIDHDHPIGRDDPAGIADIILESAVSTICDLEDSVAAIDAADKIAAYRNWLGLMKGTLEDSFQKNGRMVTRRLNPDRAYTASDGSTFALSGRSLLLVRNVGHLMTTPAVRLPDGSEAPEGILDGVLTAVIALHDLKGRKGNSRRGSLYIVKPKMHGPDEAAFTDRLFDAIEDMLSLPRYTIKVGIMDEERRTSANLAACIYAVRNRIVFINTGFLDRTGDEIHTSMLAGPMVRKSEMKAADWIGAYEDRNVQIGLACGLGGRAQIGKGMWAAPDMMADMIAQKIAHPQAGASTAWVPSPTAATLHATHYHAVNVSVRQAERRGEPVAPLERLLALPLAGGRNWQEDELREELDNNTQGILGYVVRWIDQGVGCSKVPDIHDVGLMEDRATLRISSQHIANWLLHGVVSADDVENSLRRMAVKVDRQNAGDRIYLPLISGEKVSLAFEAARSLIFEGRVQPNGYTEPLLHSYRARYKQQQAGGSPA, from the coding sequence ATGACAAAGGCTATGACTGAAATAGGTAGGCTGTCGGTCTCCGGCGCGCTTGTGGATTTCGTCGAACAAGAGGTTCTTCCCGGCACCGACATCAGCGCTTCGGTATTCTGGCGAGGACTGGAAGCGATCTATTCCGCTTTTGCGCAAGAGAACGCTCAGTTGCTTCGAGTGCGCGACCGTATCCAGGAGCAACTCGATGGCTGGTACGACGCTCGTGCAAGCGAGCCTATAGACCAGAAAGCCTATCTAAGCTTCCTTCGATCGATCGGATACCTGGTCGACGAGCCGGCGCCTTTCCTTGTTGGCGCTGACAATGTCGACGAAGAACTGTCCGCGATATCGGGTCCGCAGCTGGTTGTGCCGATCTTGAATGCGCGCTTTCTTCTCAACGCTGCGAACGCGCGCTGGGGCAGCTTGTACGACGCACTCTACGGGAGCGACGTCGTCGGTACGAAGGTCGAGGCCGGCGGTTATGACGCCAAGCGCGGCGAAAAAGTCGTCGATTGGGCCAAGCGCTTCCTCGACAGGGCGATACCGCTTGCAAATGGGAGTTGGCGGCGCTGGAAAGGCGGGGAATTGTCGTTGTCCGACCCGGCGTTGTTGGCGGGACGAAATGGCGACAATCTGCTCTTTCGGCATAATGGCCTCCATATCGAGGTCGTCATTGATCACGATCACCCCATCGGCCGGGATGACCCGGCAGGCATCGCCGACATTATTCTCGAATCTGCAGTGTCGACCATATGCGATCTTGAGGATTCGGTTGCCGCAATCGATGCGGCAGACAAGATCGCGGCCTATCGCAACTGGCTCGGTCTGATGAAGGGCACCCTCGAGGACAGCTTTCAGAAGAATGGCCGAATGGTCACCCGCCGCCTGAATCCCGATCGCGCATATACAGCGTCAGATGGAAGCACATTCGCTCTTTCCGGCCGCAGCCTTCTTCTTGTCCGCAATGTGGGTCACTTGATGACAACTCCAGCGGTGCGCCTGCCCGATGGCTCGGAGGCTCCCGAGGGCATATTGGACGGCGTCCTGACTGCGGTCATCGCCCTGCATGATCTGAAGGGTCGAAAGGGCAATAGCCGGCGAGGCTCGCTCTATATCGTGAAGCCGAAAATGCACGGACCCGATGAGGCCGCTTTTACCGATCGGCTCTTCGATGCGATAGAGGATATGCTCAGCCTCCCTCGCTATACGATCAAAGTCGGGATCATGGACGAGGAGCGCCGTACGTCCGCCAATCTTGCTGCCTGCATCTACGCTGTGAGGAACCGGATCGTTTTCATAAATACGGGATTTCTCGATCGTACGGGCGACGAGATTCATACTTCGATGCTCGCTGGGCCGATGGTTCGGAAAAGCGAGATGAAGGCGGCCGATTGGATCGGCGCTTATGAAGATCGCAACGTCCAGATCGGACTAGCGTGCGGGCTCGGGGGCCGAGCACAGATCGGCAAGGGCATGTGGGCCGCCCCTGACATGATGGCGGATATGATTGCGCAGAAGATCGCGCACCCCCAGGCCGGCGCCAGCACGGCGTGGGTTCCGTCGCCTACCGCCGCAACGCTGCACGCCACCCATTATCATGCAGTCAATGTCTCAGTCCGCCAGGCGGAGCGACGCGGTGAACCGGTGGCGCCCCTAGAGCGGTTGCTAGCCCTGCCCTTGGCGGGGGGGCGAAACTGGCAAGAGGACGAGTTGCGAGAGGAGCTTGATAACAATACCCAAGGCATTCTCGGTTACGTCGTCCGATGGATTGACCAAGGTGTTGGCTGTTCGAAGGTCCCTGATATTCACGACGTTGGCCTGATGGAGGATAGGGCGACGCTCCGGATATCCTCGCAGCATATCGCAAACTGGCTGCTGCACGGCGTCGTCAGCGCCGACGACGTTGAAAACTCGCTTCGCCGGATGGCCGTAAAGGTGGACAGGCAGAATGCCGGTGATCGGATATATCTGCCGTTGATCAGCGGTGAAAAAGTAAGCTTGGCATTCGAAGCTGCGCGTTCGTTGATATTCGAGGGACGGGTGCAGCCCAACGGCTACACCGAGCCACTGCTTCATTCATACCGTGCTCGATACAAGCAGCAGCAGGCGGGAGGTTCCCCCGCATAA
- a CDS encoding response regulator receiver domain, with translation MELEAFEARFADAVERSFRDDAIRTAVLIDDQFPDYLRMSDATDEEFSEIARAKHIYGFMHAKGLICDIQNWRVPDDMDVHLLDKARKSDLILLDYQLGAAGSKTALKILRHLAVSSHFNLVVLYTAEANANTALTVATAMRGLAPVQDDTAPSPEILEAAEDILAEERFYEIDAPGLRDYLTDGKIGWNNDLRQSMQTAGIHLSNLKSLADYVARQWIATLVDDYEPDASELPLGLNIGPDQPMWVHCGSCFVAIVQKLPSSSEEDEGEYVWGRLGSALRAWKPNIYRLILSEIQNALELEAVAHHENWLDDDLSLGLGLYLLESDEAASGVLSPSDIEGSAQSLIDRFVDIIRRRLATHDGISRTANDLLSARLSTTLGTAPAGESARRIRARELAHIAADRSIDWQQKVVPAVNAFMVSDAFRGGHVTTGTVLRDADDAFWLCASPACDLVPREDGPIVVQLIKLEKTGAPPERFTPGEFVVVGSTREITILRALDKKGRQPALTMLVLPGGTRVSRDGGRATTSGWFATEAGLRAASAAQGFPAAAAPEAAAPAQEIPAPVGENANALDIEALPELPGEAAQADAPFVLEIVAQLRSAFATRFLMAAGQHQSRIGVDYVDP, from the coding sequence GTGGAGCTTGAAGCGTTCGAGGCGCGCTTTGCCGATGCGGTCGAAAGGAGCTTTCGCGACGACGCAATCCGCACCGCCGTCCTGATCGATGATCAGTTTCCGGACTATCTCCGGATGAGCGATGCCACTGACGAAGAGTTCAGCGAGATCGCGCGCGCAAAGCACATATATGGCTTCATGCACGCCAAGGGTCTCATCTGCGATATCCAGAACTGGCGCGTCCCGGACGACATGGACGTGCATCTTCTCGATAAGGCGCGAAAGAGCGACCTAATTCTCCTTGATTACCAGCTCGGTGCAGCCGGATCGAAGACGGCGCTCAAGATTCTGCGCCATCTCGCGGTGTCGTCGCACTTCAATCTGGTGGTGCTGTATACCGCCGAGGCTAACGCCAACACGGCGCTGACTGTGGCGACCGCAATGCGCGGGCTTGCCCCGGTTCAGGACGACACGGCGCCGTCTCCGGAAATTCTCGAAGCGGCCGAGGATATCCTTGCAGAGGAGCGCTTTTATGAAATCGACGCACCGGGGCTGCGTGACTATTTGACCGACGGCAAGATCGGCTGGAACAACGACCTGCGCCAGTCCATGCAGACCGCCGGAATCCATCTCTCCAACCTCAAGAGTTTGGCTGATTATGTTGCCCGGCAATGGATCGCGACCCTCGTTGACGACTATGAGCCTGATGCAAGTGAGCTTCCTCTCGGTCTGAACATCGGGCCCGACCAGCCTATGTGGGTGCATTGCGGAAGCTGCTTCGTAGCGATCGTCCAGAAGCTGCCATCGAGTTCCGAGGAGGACGAGGGAGAATACGTTTGGGGGCGGCTGGGTTCGGCGCTGCGTGCGTGGAAGCCGAACATTTACCGCCTGATTCTGTCCGAAATCCAGAATGCGCTGGAGTTGGAGGCCGTCGCGCATCACGAGAACTGGCTGGACGATGACCTGTCACTCGGGCTCGGACTTTATCTCTTGGAGAGCGACGAGGCCGCAAGCGGAGTATTGTCGCCGTCGGATATCGAGGGCTCGGCACAAAGTCTGATCGACCGCTTCGTAGACATCATCAGGCGGCGGCTTGCGACCCACGACGGTATATCCAGGACCGCCAACGATCTTCTCAGCGCCCGGCTTTCCACGACGCTTGGCACGGCGCCGGCCGGCGAGAGCGCCCGACGTATCCGTGCCCGCGAGCTGGCACATATCGCGGCGGATCGAAGCATCGATTGGCAGCAGAAGGTCGTGCCGGCCGTAAATGCCTTCATGGTATCGGATGCCTTCAGGGGCGGTCACGTTACGACGGGAACCGTCCTGCGGGACGCGGATGACGCCTTTTGGCTGTGCGCGTCACCGGCATGTGACCTCGTCCCGCGCGAGGACGGGCCGATCGTCGTCCAGCTAATCAAGCTGGAGAAGACCGGGGCACCGCCCGAAAGGTTCACGCCTGGGGAATTTGTCGTGGTCGGAAGCACGCGTGAGATCACGATCTTGCGTGCGCTCGACAAGAAGGGACGGCAGCCGGCATTGACGATGCTCGTCCTTCCCGGCGGCACGAGGGTAAGCCGCGACGGCGGGCGTGCAACCACCAGCGGTTGGTTCGCTACTGAGGCTGGCCTTCGCGCTGCCTCCGCGGCGCAGGGATTCCCAGCCGCAGCCGCCCCCGAGGCTGCAGCACCAGCGCAGGAGATCCCCGCTCCGGTCGGGGAAAATGCAAATGCGTTGGACATCGAAGCTCTGCCCGAACTTCCGGGCGAGGCGGCGCAAGCAGACGCGCCTTTTGTCCTCGAAATTGTTGCACAGTTAAGGAGTGCGTTCGCGACACGCTTCCTGATGGCGGCGGGGCAGCATCAATCCCGCATCGGCGTCGACTACGTCGATCCCTGA